In Saccharicrinis fermentans DSM 9555 = JCM 21142, a genomic segment contains:
- a CDS encoding PorP/SprF family type IX secretion system membrane protein: MKQISLTIMILITLTVSATAQKELIMSQYMHNKYSINAAFGGSHETLSAYASYRKKYASFENSPSGGLFTVNSPLKNEKLALGFQFFNDQFISSQNTGFNISYTYRIQLNKETKLGLGISAGMINYKYDWNDVLLVDKVDIEFSHSEQTMAPWIGFGAAIYHDKYYAGLSIPSLLYYDRFGSEESTLEHTKIDYLWTAGYIYKISDHFTLQPSIFVRLNMDDETFADISATTFIMRSVILGASYRTTHQIIGVAGVQISPQFRCTYSYDYNTDPIGSYNGGTHEVALQFNFGFKVNSPDPKFF, encoded by the coding sequence ATGAAACAGATTAGCCTAACAATAATGATCCTGATCACTCTGACAGTTTCAGCAACTGCGCAGAAAGAGCTGATTATGAGTCAATACATGCACAACAAATACAGTATCAACGCGGCTTTTGGAGGATCACACGAGACCCTTTCAGCCTACGCTTCCTATCGAAAAAAATATGCAAGCTTCGAAAATTCACCGTCTGGAGGACTTTTTACGGTCAACAGCCCTCTTAAAAATGAAAAGTTAGCTTTAGGATTTCAGTTTTTCAATGATCAATTTATCTCTTCGCAAAATACCGGCTTTAATATTTCATATACCTACCGCATACAGCTCAACAAAGAAACTAAGCTGGGTCTAGGAATATCAGCAGGCATGATCAACTACAAATATGACTGGAACGATGTTCTGCTAGTCGATAAAGTCGATATAGAATTTAGTCATAGCGAACAAACAATGGCTCCATGGATTGGCTTTGGTGCCGCCATTTATCACGACAAATATTATGCAGGACTATCAATACCTTCCCTGTTATACTACGACAGGTTTGGAAGCGAAGAAAGCACACTAGAACATACAAAAATAGACTATTTATGGACAGCTGGATACATCTATAAAATAAGTGATCACTTCACCCTGCAGCCATCCATATTCGTCCGATTAAATATGGATGATGAAACTTTTGCCGATATAAGTGCTACCACATTTATAATGCGTTCCGTGATATTAGGAGCCTCCTATCGTACCACCCATCAAATCATCGGTGTTGCCGGGGTTCAAATATCCCCGCAATTCAGGTGTACCTACAGTTACGATTATAACACTGACCCCATTGGCTCCTATAACGGAGGAACACATGAGGTAGCTTTACAATTCAACTTTGGTTTCAAAGTCAACTCACCTGATCCAAAATTCTTTTAA
- a CDS encoding TlpA family protein disulfide reductase, translating into MRGIWIVILLINWGFTYAQNNTVTLWGNAPGYSNMHLTIERESNYITRSFQDLATFTVDPKGNFSASFAVEEITKIYISLGELRGHLYVEPGKTYLVTLPLYRPLKPEDKLNPFFTPGSVVLGVQNSSPQEINRKTTAFEEKYNYLFNKNIKRIILTGNKKDLFKIIDEIDVEFPAENGSWFYYYKHFKYQNLYEYAYSSKPRRAIHNGFSTIPVLYNLDTYWASFNRQFNHFFHYYLSSKEGQSFKNTWNKSESFKLITRSLSQDTLFKNRELAELIILKNLYTGYFSNKYSKLKITNIVKSAKDSCVNDENNRIASEILDKITKLNIGEAPPAFELENLSGSKTIVLQDYKGKFVYLNFANTKNYACKKDFQVLEQMAQTYKKDMEIVTILTDEDPDEAMEYVKNNKFSWHFLHFGQNAKILLDYNIKALPTYYLINPEGNMVLSPAPSPEENFAEVFAEIYNNFRRKQLRKNKPKNRTIYDL; encoded by the coding sequence ATGAGAGGAATTTGGATAGTCATATTATTGATAAACTGGGGTTTTACCTATGCCCAAAATAACACGGTAACCCTATGGGGCAATGCACCTGGCTATTCTAACATGCATTTGACCATTGAACGTGAAAGCAATTATATCACACGAAGCTTTCAGGATCTGGCAACTTTCACCGTCGATCCCAAAGGTAACTTTAGTGCTTCCTTTGCGGTTGAAGAAATCACTAAGATATATATTAGCCTGGGTGAATTAAGAGGCCATCTTTATGTAGAACCCGGCAAAACATATCTGGTTACCTTGCCCTTATACCGACCATTAAAACCGGAGGATAAGCTTAACCCATTCTTCACACCCGGGTCTGTGGTGCTAGGTGTACAAAACTCTTCGCCACAGGAAATCAACCGTAAGACAACAGCATTTGAAGAGAAATACAATTATCTCTTTAATAAAAACATTAAACGAATCATTTTAACCGGTAACAAAAAGGATCTGTTTAAAATTATAGACGAAATAGATGTGGAATTTCCTGCAGAAAACGGGAGTTGGTTCTATTACTACAAACATTTCAAATACCAGAACCTATACGAATACGCTTATTCTAGCAAACCAAGACGCGCTATACACAATGGTTTTTCCACCATTCCTGTCCTGTATAACCTTGATACTTACTGGGCCTCATTCAACCGTCAGTTTAATCATTTTTTTCACTATTACTTATCTTCTAAAGAAGGTCAAAGCTTTAAAAACACGTGGAATAAATCAGAATCCTTTAAACTGATAACACGCTCACTATCTCAAGATACCCTCTTCAAAAACAGAGAATTGGCAGAGCTCATCATACTCAAAAATCTATATACTGGCTATTTCTCTAACAAGTATTCCAAACTAAAAATCACTAACATCGTTAAAAGTGCAAAAGACAGTTGTGTCAATGATGAAAACAACAGAATTGCATCTGAAATATTAGACAAAATAACCAAACTAAATATTGGAGAGGCACCTCCTGCCTTTGAACTTGAAAATCTATCCGGATCCAAAACAATCGTACTCCAAGATTACAAAGGAAAATTTGTTTATCTGAATTTTGCCAACACAAAAAATTACGCTTGCAAAAAAGACTTTCAGGTACTGGAACAAATGGCTCAAACCTACAAGAAAGACATGGAAATTGTGACCATTTTAACCGATGAAGACCCGGATGAAGCGATGGAATATGTTAAAAACAATAAGTTCAGCTGGCATTTTCTTCATTTTGGACAAAATGCAAAAATACTTTTAGATTATAATATCAAAGCATTACCAACCTATTACTTAATAAATCCCGAAGGAAATATGGTTTTGTCCCCTGCCCCTTCTCCTGAAGAAAATTTTGCCGAAGTATTTGCAGAGATATATAATAACTTCCGCAGGAAACAACTTAGAAAAAACAAACCTAAAAATAGAACGATCTACGACTTGTAG
- a CDS encoding T9SS type B sorting domain-containing protein — protein sequence MTIVSNIKPMKPFLFILIFICTLLSNSAFAEDPPKPTATITSEDLYFCESAEIILKVKFTGAPPFSFQYKVGPATSTSASTSEYEFNFPFSNITENTTFELLKVYDKNYPTSGEGSTEVSGTLNIFIDQKPTIEAGGDIVLCGYEYTMDAKVTGTTTKVWWSDPVSGAVFGDNTSPTSSFKATTPGTYTLRLNAENRACNDALYDEVQVTLNGRPKGTIGDISDWTFCSNDGATHSIPLNLKFEGNGDFNYTLKNDAGTTKGTFITSESESNITLPVSESETILFQSIEDSNGCKADDTDMIGQRKAIDIKPDTKAGPDHITPPNCGSTITLEAEPSVGATGQWQALASDVDFADNTQANTVATISFEEGEIEKTASLQWTETVTTTEGFECSDSDEVQIKFIKKPTLAINSTMNQEICEDKTTTIDLTLKGHSPFNLTYEIDGNKKTIPLTSTGTNLTFQRPELSLENNTINFSEIEDNYGCITNIDLSQDVWVYEMPTANAGPDIDTCGLSVDLLAVQQYEDSKWLYSQGTFDDIRNPHAQFTANNTGTLDLIWKETNGSCTDTDTVKVSFFGTPYPVKEVTDTVIYASKYIILPADSLQVGTGQWSIIEPAVSGAIFEDASLYRSKFYNFNTGEYYHLQWKATLASAPEACREKTHNVYIKTNSLLAPTGISPNDDGANDVLKIMGAENIPNNKLSIFDKNGKQVISITNYGAWDQSKGEFKRWPDKKFGYEIPKPGIYLYVFEGDGISTVKNYITVKY from the coding sequence ATGACCATAGTATCTAATATTAAACCAATGAAACCTTTTCTATTTATACTTATATTCATATGTACTCTACTCTCTAACAGCGCTTTTGCTGAAGACCCCCCAAAACCAACAGCAACCATTACCAGTGAAGATTTATATTTTTGCGAATCGGCAGAGATCATTCTTAAAGTAAAGTTTACAGGAGCCCCTCCTTTTTCTTTTCAGTACAAAGTAGGCCCTGCAACGAGTACATCTGCTTCTACAAGTGAATATGAATTTAACTTTCCTTTCTCCAACATTACAGAAAACACCACATTTGAGCTATTAAAAGTATATGATAAGAATTACCCTACTTCTGGCGAGGGTTCAACGGAGGTGTCCGGCACCCTTAACATCTTTATTGATCAAAAACCAACCATTGAAGCCGGCGGTGACATTGTTCTCTGCGGATATGAATACACAATGGACGCAAAGGTAACAGGCACTACCACCAAAGTATGGTGGAGCGATCCGGTTTCGGGAGCTGTTTTTGGAGATAATACTTCACCCACTTCGTCATTTAAGGCCACTACTCCCGGCACTTATACCCTCCGGTTAAATGCAGAAAACCGCGCATGTAATGATGCATTATACGATGAGGTACAAGTAACATTGAACGGGCGCCCCAAAGGAACCATTGGTGACATCAGCGATTGGACCTTTTGCTCAAACGATGGAGCCACACACTCCATTCCTCTGAACTTAAAATTTGAAGGTAATGGTGATTTTAACTACACCCTTAAAAATGATGCAGGCACCACCAAAGGAACTTTTATAACAAGCGAATCAGAAAGCAATATCACGCTGCCTGTATCTGAATCTGAAACCATACTATTCCAATCCATCGAAGATAGCAATGGCTGCAAGGCCGATGATACAGATATGATAGGACAACGAAAAGCTATTGATATTAAACCAGACACAAAAGCCGGACCAGATCACATTACTCCACCCAACTGTGGCAGCACCATCACACTGGAAGCTGAACCCAGTGTGGGAGCAACCGGACAATGGCAAGCGTTGGCTTCAGATGTTGACTTTGCCGACAATACACAAGCCAACACAGTAGCTACAATCAGCTTTGAAGAAGGAGAAATAGAAAAAACGGCATCCCTACAGTGGACAGAAACAGTAACAACAACCGAAGGTTTTGAGTGTTCCGATTCTGACGAGGTGCAAATCAAATTTATAAAAAAACCCACTCTTGCCATCAACTCCACTATGAACCAAGAGATATGCGAAGATAAAACCACCACCATTGATCTTACTTTAAAAGGCCATAGCCCTTTCAACCTAACATATGAAATAGATGGAAACAAAAAAACAATTCCTTTAACCTCCACTGGTACAAACTTAACGTTCCAACGCCCCGAATTATCCCTTGAAAACAACACCATAAATTTCAGTGAAATAGAAGACAACTATGGCTGCATCACCAATATTGATCTATCACAGGACGTATGGGTCTATGAAATGCCTACAGCCAATGCCGGACCCGACATAGACACATGTGGTTTAAGCGTAGACCTACTCGCTGTGCAACAATACGAAGACAGCAAATGGTTATACAGTCAAGGAACTTTTGATGATATACGAAACCCACACGCTCAATTTACGGCTAACAATACCGGAACCTTAGATTTAATATGGAAAGAAACCAACGGAAGCTGTACAGACACCGACACTGTTAAGGTAAGCTTTTTTGGCACCCCCTATCCGGTCAAGGAAGTGACGGACACTGTTATTTACGCTTCAAAATACATCATTCTGCCAGCCGATAGTCTACAAGTTGGAACAGGGCAGTGGAGCATTATTGAGCCTGCTGTTAGCGGAGCTATTTTTGAAGACGCCAGTTTATACCGATCAAAATTTTACAATTTCAACACAGGTGAGTATTATCACCTTCAGTGGAAGGCAACTCTAGCCTCAGCACCAGAAGCATGCCGGGAGAAAACACACAATGTTTATATAAAAACAAATTCACTTTTGGCACCCACAGGCATATCTCCCAACGATGACGGAGCCAATGATGTATTAAAAATTATGGGAGCCGAAAATATCCCTAACAATAAACTATCCATATTCGACAAAAACGGCAAACAAGTAATTTCCATCACCAACTACGGAGCATGGGATCAAAGCAAAGGAGAATTCAAACGATGGCCCGACAAGAAGTTTGGGTATGAAATTCCAAAGCCGGGAATATATCTTTATGTATTTGAAGGAGATGGCATCTCCACAGTCAAAAACTATATCACAGTCAAATACTAG